A genomic segment from Zygotorulaspora mrakii chromosome 1, complete sequence encodes:
- the EMC10 gene encoding Emc10p (similar to Saccharomyces cerevisiae YDR056C; ancestral locus Anc_3.305), whose product MRVFHLFTMLALAMASQFSLLARSIDSDEQTFLGTFAYDETFNTSIIELNTNLIPNHGPHCLNALAENGELALRCFQVMEILSPLHYNLILHVYDNQLQRVTLAYNPDVDGIVPKVNLAARGPNPQAIKLKRVTKTYKDKKAGDKALTAQFEEDVVVENKSWFQRNWKKLIMGAVIYSAISSYGAQPKQAPTKND is encoded by the coding sequence ATGAGAgtctttcatctttttacCATGCTTGCTCTGGCCATGGCCAGtcaattttctttgctGGCGAGAAGTATCGATTCGGATGAACAAACCTTTTTAGGAACGTTTGCATACGATGAGACTTTTAATACGTCAATAATTGAACTGAATACGAATTTGATACCCAATCACGGTCCTCATTGTTTGAATGCCCTAGCTGAAAATGGCGAACTTGCACTTCGTTGCTTCCAAGTTATGGAAATTCTATCACCACTTCATTACAATTTAATCTTACATGTCTACGACAATCAACTGCAAAGAGTCACCCTAGCCTACAATCCAGATGTCGATGGTATAGTTCCGAAAGTGAACCTGGCAGCTAGAGGGCCAAATCCGCAGGCAATAAAATTAAAGAGAGTAACTAAAACGTACAAAGACAAGAAGGCCGGTGACAAAGCTTTGACAGctcaatttgaagaagacgtTGTTGTCGAGAACAAATCATGGTTTCAGCGGAACTGGAAGAAGCTCATTATGGGAGCTGTTATTTACAGTGCAATCAGTTCCTATGGGGCACAACCGAAACAAGCGCCAACTAAAAACGATTGA
- the YOS9 gene encoding Yos9p (similar to Saccharomyces cerevisiae YOS9 (YDR057W); ancestral locus Anc_3.306), with protein sequence MWQVIAFLVAGCFHISSANLTPVVDPICMNKYLITYMTPKLWDKTFGNNETALSLGRIMNVGDEMSCYVYNNLTSSFNVSNQVDEEYLGDHLASILETGVDIIINSITECLRNFRGFWNYEYCPNGTLVQFHGDPKTSSLYYVLAGMRTLGSNREFRLLHNDFGYYITETVSSGDICDMTGQPRVVNLQYVCGPAAGSAGIQWVREHKTCHYEVQIAVQSLCKLELLSTTGDKKFSTPLICSKESRQIKDVLHTIAEFEPTFMGNELYFLRPCNPINQTERTSLVYSGQLIIEGKPSEKETEIVRMRFKKAIGRMLIQELILLPDGSPLQNGDEISWFSEVVDLKGNFLTTVHFTINSSSIPHITFDPYFDTKGKGNVLSYKKNDKPDEKPFNLQNNEMTFESQLSLDFKDKFKFVLIHEKIDSGEQLVLDETDYILEDVLSAEQIAELLVKLESEQQTNNRAEKNKEDKTPESRMKDDTSNEETTKGEKDEQVSGDEDITNPKENADPIVEEKAGNIHDEL encoded by the coding sequence ATGTGGCAAGTGATTGCTTTTCTAGTGGCAGGATGCTTCCATATCTCCTCAGCAAATTTAACACCAGTGGTGGATCCAATTTGCATGAACAAGTATCTTATAACTTATATGACACCGAAATTATGGGATAAGACATTCGGCAACAATGAAACCGCCTTATCTCTCGGGCGTATTATGAACGTGGGCGATGAAATGTCATGCTACGTGTACAACAATCTGACCAGCTCTTTCAATGTATCCAATCAGGTAGACGAGGAATATTTAGGCGATCATTTAGCATCAATATTGGAAACTGGTGTCGACATTAtaataaattcaatcacGGAGTGTTTAAGAAACTTTAGAGGATTTTGGAATTATGAGTATTGCCCAAATGGTACTTTAGTACAATTTCACGGTGATCCTAAGACATCGTCGTTATATTATGTGTTAGCGGGCATGAGAACATTAGGAAGCAATAGAGAGTTTAGACTCTTACATAACGACTTCGGGTATTATATCACTGAAACAGTAAGTTCCGGCGATATTTGTGACATGACAGGTCAGCCGCGAGTGGTCAACTTGCAGTATGTATGTGGACCCGCTGCGGGATCTGCGGGCATTCAATGGGTGCGGGAACATAAGACGTGTCATTACGAGGTTCAAATCGCTGTGCAATCCCTATGCAAACTTGAACTTTTATCAACTACAGGGGACAAGAAGTTTTCAACGCCTTTGATTTGCTCAAAGGAAAGCCGCCAAATAAAAGATGTTCTTCACACAATTGCAGAGTTTGAACCTACTTTCATGGGTAATGAATTGTATTTTCTTAGACCATGTAATCCAATAAATCAAACAGAGAGAACTTCTTTAGTGTATTCTGGTCAGCTAATTATCGAAGGAAAGCCGAGTGAAAAGGAGACAGAGATAGTTAGGATGAGGTTCAAAAAGGCAATTGGAAGAATGCTAATACAGGAGCTTATTTTGCTGCCAGATGGATCTCCTTTACAAAATGGTGACGAAATTTCCTGGTTCTCAGAGGTAGTGGACTTGAAGGGGAATTTTTTAACTACGGTCCATTTCACTATTAATTCATCATCGATTCCTCATATTACTTTCGATCCATATTTTGATACCAAGGGCAAGGGGAATGTTTTGTcctataaaaaaaatgataagcCCGATGAAAAGCCTTTCAATCTGCAGAACAATGAAATGACTTTTGAATCACAACTATCGCTTGACTTCAAAGACAAGTTCAAGTTTGTTCTTATTCATGAGAAGATTGACTCAGGGGAGCAGCTCGTCCTGGATGAGACTGACTATATATTGGAGGATGTACTGTCTGCAGAACAAATTGCTGAACTTCTAGTGAAGCTAGAAAGTGAGCAGCAAACGAACAATCGAGCGGAGAAGAACAAAGAGGATAAAACACCGGAATCCAGAATGAAAGATGATACAAGTAACGAAGAGACTACGAAAGGCGAGAAAGATGAGCAGGTCTCGggtgatgaagatatcACGAATCCGAAAGAAAATGCAGACCCAATAGTTGAAGAGAAAGCTGGAAATATCCATGATGAACTGTAA
- the SEC18 gene encoding AAA family ATPase SEC18 (similar to Saccharomyces cerevisiae SEC18 (YBR080C); ancestral locus Anc_3.304), with amino-acid sequence MEKFRLPSFGKATAHHSPPDMSNVDSTPRNLIVANCPNNAYALANVAAVSPNDLPDNIYVLVENLFVFTTRHSNEVPPGTIGFNGNQRTWGGWSLNQEIHVRPFDLFKYSGKHSYLGSVDIDISFRSRGKAVQTPFDQDELASQFAKTFESQIFSPTQYLIFEFKGNIFDLKVRNLQTIDLGDIEPVAPVSSGIEAKGILTKQTQINFFKGRDGLVNLKSANSLRPRSDAVIRSDFKFEDLGVGGLDAEFTKIFRRAFASRIFPPAVIEKLGISHVKGLLLYGPPGTGKTLIARRIGKMLNAKEPKIVNGPEILSKYVGSSEENIRNLFKDAEAEYRAKGEESSLHIIIFDELDSVFKQRGSRGDGTGVGDNVVNQLLAKMDGVDQLNNILVIGMTNRKDLIDSALLRPGRFEVQVEIHLPDERGRLQIFEIQTKKMRENNMMDKDVDLGELAALTKNFSGAEIEGLVKSASSFAINKTVNIGKGATKLNPKDIAKLKVTREDFLNSLEEVTPAFGISEEDLKACVEGGMIRYSESVDSILKNGARYVRQVRESSKSRLVSLLIHGPPGSGKTALAAAVALKSQFPFIRLITATEISGMSESAKIAYIDNTFRDAYKSPLNILVIDSLETLIDWVPIGPRFSNNILQVIKVALKRKPPQDRRLLIMTTTSAYSVLQQMDILSCFDNEIAVPNMTNLDEFNNVMIESQFLDDEDRVKVINQMAQVCPHFNIGIKKALTNIETARHDDDPVNEIIELMAQSA; translated from the coding sequence ATGGAAAAATTCAGATTACCGTCTTTTGGAAAGGCTACTGCCCACCACAGCCCACCAGACATGTCAAATGTGGATTCGACGCCACGTAATTTGATTGTTGCCAATTGTCCAAATAACGCTTATGCGTTAGCAAACGTGGCAGCTGTTTCACCAAATGACCTTCCAGACAATATTTATGTGCTCGTGGAAAATTTATTCGTGTTTACAACCAGGCATTCTAACGAAGTTCCACCTGGAACTATTGGCTTTAATGGTAACCAGCGTACTTGGGGTGGCTGGTCTCTAAACCAAGAAATTCATGTGAGGCCATTTGACTTGTTCAAATATTCCGGTAAGCATTCTTATTTGGGATCAGTTGATATTGACATTTCATTCAGGTCCAGAGGTAAGGCCGTACAAACACCATTTGATCAGGATGAGCTTGCTTCTCAATTCGCCAAAACCTTCGAAtcacaaattttttctccCACACAGTATTTAATATTCGAATTTAAAGgcaatatttttgatttgaaggTCAGAAACCTGCAAACAATAGATCTAGGTGACATTGAGCCTGTCGCTCCTGTGTCTTCAGGCATTGAGGCAAAGGGAATTTTAACCAAACAGACAcaaattaattttttcaaaggtaGAGATGGTCTCgtcaatttgaaatctgcGAACTCACTGAGACCTAGATCCGATGCCGTTATAAGGTCCGATTTTAAATTTGAGGATCTTGGCGTCGGTGGTCTGGATGCCGAATTTACAAAGATATTTAGGAGAGCATTTGCCAGTAGAATATTTCCACCAGCTGTTATTGAGAAACTTGGTATTTCTCATGTCAAAGGTTTACTACTGTACGGTCCACCTGGTACTGGTAAAACGTTAATCGCCCGAAGAATCGGTAAAATGTTGAATGCGAAGGAGCCGAAGATTGTAAATGGtccagaaattttgagtAAATATGTTGGTTCTTCAGAGGAAAATATTCGTAATCTGTTCAAGGATGCTGAAGCTGAATATCGCGCTAAAGGAGAAGAATCATCTTTACACATTATCATCTTTGATGAACTGGACTCAGTGTTTAAACAAAGAGGTTCCAGAGGAGATGGTACAGGTGTTGGAGATAATGTTGTTAATCAACTGCTAGCAAAGATGGATGGTGTCGATCAGTTGAACAACATTCTAGTGATTGGTATGACGAATCGTAAAGATTTAATTGATAGCGCTTTACTGCGCCCAGGTAGATTCGAGGTTCAGGTCGAAATTCATTTGCCAGatgaaagaggaagattacaaatttttgaaattcaaaccAAGAAGATGAGAGAAAACAATATGATGGATAAAGATGTAGATTTGGGTGAGCTCGCAGCtttaacaaaaaatttttcggGTGCCGAGATTGAAGGTTTGGTGAAAAGTGCAAGCTCTTTTGCCATCAACAAGACCGTAAATATTGGTAAAGGAGCCACAAAATTGAATCCTAAGGATATTGCTAAATTAAAAGTTACACGCGAGGACTTTCTCAATTCTCTAGAGGAAGTCACTCCTGCCTTTGGTATTAGTGAAGAGGACTTGAAAGCATGTGTTGAAGGTGGTATGATCAGATATTCTGAAAGCGTCGACTCTATCCTAAAAAACGGAGCTCGTTATGTTCGCCAAGTTCGTGAAAGCAGTAAATCGAGACTAGTCTCGCTACTAATTCACGGACCCCCAGGTTCAGGTAAAACGGCCCTAGCTGCTGCTGTCGCATTGAAGTCTCAATTTCCATTCATTAGATTAATTACTGCAACTGAGATTTCCGGTATGTCAGAGAGCGCCAAGATCGCTTACATTGACAATACATTCAGAGATGCGTACAAATCTCCTTTGAATATTCTGGTGATTGACTCCCTCGAGACGTTGATAGACTGGGTTCCAATCGGACCTCGTTTTTCAAACAACATTCTTCAAGTGATAAAAGTTGCTCTAAAACGTAAGCCTCCTCAGGATCGTCGTTTATTAATCATGACAACTACTTCAGCTTATTCAGTGCTTCAACAAATGGACATATTAAGTTGTTTTGATAACGAAATAGCAGTTCCAAACATGACTAACCTCGACGAGTTCAACAATGTCATGATAGAATCCCAATTTTTGGACGACGAAGACAGGGTCAAAGTGATAAACCAAATGGCACAAGTTTGTCCTCATTTCAATATCGGTATAAAGAAAGCTCTAACTAACATTGAAACGGCAAGACATGATGACGACCCTGTTAATGAAATTATCGAATTAATGGCCCAATCGGCCTAA